The DNA sequence GATGTCGTCCCTGCGGGACTCATCGGGATAAGAGACAGTACGTCACTTTGTTCCTACTGTCTCTAAACGGGGGTGTAGCTCAATTGGTAGAGCGTGTGAATGGCATTCACAAGGTCAGGGGTTCAACTCCCCTCACCTCCACAATAGTTTAGGAGAGCGCCCCGGCAAAAACTGCCGGGGAAGTCAGGGATTTGAACCCCTGACCTCCACCATACTAAGAAAGCGTAGAGCAAAGAGCGTATAGCAAAGAGCATTTCTAACTCTATGCTCTAAGCCCTACGCTCTACGCTAATACTGATTATGTTCATAGTCGATACCCACGCGCATCTTGATTTCCCGGAGTTCAAGGATGATTTAGATGCCGTCTTAAAGCGCGCCCAGGAGCATAATGTCGGCTGTATCATTACGGTTGGCACTGACCTTGCTTCATCCCGCCGGGCCATCGCCCTGGCCAAACAGTATCCCCATGTCTATGCCACGGTCGGTATCCATCCGCATGAAGCAAAGAATGTTACCGATGCCCAGTGGAAGGAGTTTGCCAAGTTAATCCAGAGCGATAAGGTGGTGGCGGTGGGGGAGATTGGGCTGGATTTCCATAAGGATGAGTCGCCGCCAGATGTTCAGAAGGATGTCTTTACCCGGCAACTCAAGCTGGCCAAGGAGTATAAGAAGCCGATTATTGTCCATGACCGGGAAGCCCACTCTGACTGCCTGGCGATATTAAAGCAGGTCATGGGCAACCAGATAAAAGGCGTGGCGCATTGTTTCTCCGGCTCGGCTGAGGTAGCCAAGGAGTATCTGGCGCTTGGGATGTATATCTCCGTGGCCGGTCCGATTACCTATCCCAATGCCACGGCCTTGCGCGAGACCGTCAAGGCGGCGATTCCGGTCGAGTCATTGATGCTGGAAACGGATTGCCCGTTCTTGGCGCCCCAGGCCAAGCGCGGCAAGCGTAATGAGCCGTCCTACCTGACGCACCATATCAAGGAACTGGCCAAGCTCTACAAATTGTCCGAGACGGATATTGCCCGGATAACCACCCTGAACGCGCACAATCTTTTTGGAATAGATGTATCGCATCAGTGCGACAAGGTCGCAACGAGTCCAGCTAAGAGGGCCGTGAAGACTAACGCCTCAACCATTACCTATGCCATCCGGAATTCGCTGTATCTGAATATCACCAACCGGTGCACCTGCAAGTGCTATTTCTGCGTGACCCATTTTACCGATTACGTCAAGGGGCATAATCTCCGGCTGGATACCGAGCCGTCATCGGATGAGATTATCTCGGCTATCCCGGCCGATGTCCATACCAAATATAAAGAGGTGGTGTTCTGCGGTTATGGCGAACCGACCCTGCGCTTAGACGTCATCAAGGATGTCTGCCGTCATCTGAAAAAGAAGGATATGACCATTCGGATTAACACCAACGGGCATGCCAACATTATTGCCAATCGTTCGGTGGCGCATGAGCTGAAAGGTCTGGTGGATAATGTCTCGGTCAGCTTGAACGCCTTAGACCCCAAGGAATACCAGCGGGTCTGCCAGTCGCAGTTCGGCGAGGAGGCGTTTTATAAGGTCATTGAATTTATCAAAGAGGCCAAGGAGCATCTGCCTTATGTAGAAGTAACCACCGTGATGCGGCCGGGCATTGACGTCAAGCCGTTCCAGAAATTCGCCGGTGAATTGGGAGTGGACTTCCGGGCCCGGATTTATAATGAAGTGGGGTAGCTGTATAGGTTACAAGAGGTTACAAAGGGTACAGTAATAATTACGAAAGGTATTTATGAGTAAAAAATATCCGAATGTTTTCCTGGCCTCGGCCGCGGTCAGCCCGCCGGAACGCGCGGTTCTTGGATTGTCCTACCGCCAATATCTGGCCAATGTGGTAATGGAGGCGTTGAAGATAGCCAAGCTGACACCGTTGGATATCCAGATCGGGGCGATTTCATATAACGAGCGCAATATCACCGAGGGCGCCTTGGGCTGCGTGGTGGCTGACGCTTTGGGCATCAGTCCGGCTCCGTTCATCGCGGTGTCCCAGGCCTGTCCGGCCGGCGGGATTGCGGCGGATATCCTTTGGAACTACATCGTCAGCGGCAGATACGATGTCGGCATCGTCCTGGGCATCAATAAGCCGGATAACTTTGATTTCCGCGATGCCATGGGCCCGATCGGTAATTGGTGCGACTACGATTTTATGCTCGGATTCACCCACGAGAACTACGGCGCCTTGAGAGGCGAGTACTATAAACTCAAATACGGCTATGATGACAAGGCGGCGGCCCGTTGGTCTTATCAGTGCCACTGGTATGCCCGGCGCAATCCCATGGCGTTGCATAATTCCGGCCCGCTGCCGACCGATGAGGAACTCAATGAGCAGTCGCCAGCCGGATACCGGATGCGCACGGCCACCGGACGGAATATGGCCACCTGCTTGGTTATGGTCAGCGAGAAGAAGGCCAAGGAATTGGGCCTGCCGCCGGTTTATATTAATGTTTCCTATGCCCATCGTCCGATATATATCGGTAATATGTATAACTTCAATGATGCCCGCGGATATTTCGCCCGGGATGATATGGCCGGCCAACCGGCGATTCGCATTGCCGCCAAGGAGGCATACGATATTGCCGGAATTACGGCTGAAAATATTGACATTGCCCAGGTGCATGATTTAAGCTTATACGATGGCGTGATGGCCTTGGAAGGATTGGGCGTTGCCAAGCCCGGCGAAGGAGGCAAATTCGTATTAGAGGGTAAGACCGCGATTGACGGCGTCTGCCCGACTAATACCGATGGGGGAGCGATTGCCTTTGCCCATTCCTCGGCCGGAGGGGATTTCCAGTCAAAGATATACGAGAACTGGCTCCAGTTGCTGGGCAAGGCCGGTAAACGCCAGGTAAAAGACCCGAAAGTAACCGTCGCCCACGCTTATGGAACCCATCATTCCCTGGATGTGGTGGGCGTATTGAGAAAATAAATGCAGCCGGGCATAATATTGGCCTAGCTGAGTGTTAAGAAAACCCCGCCATACGGCGGGGTCTAATCCCGCTTCGGCGGGATAAGAGGAGGAATTTATGGCAGAAAAAGGTTATTGCGTGAAGTGCAAGGACAAAAGGGAAATGGGAAAAGCCAAAGAGGTGACCATGAAGAACAAGCGCAAGGCGCTCAAGGGCGAATGCGTCAAGTGCGGCACCGGGATGTACAAAATCCTTGGGAACAAATAGCATCCGGTTCTGATTCATTGGAAAAACTACCACGGTGGTCGAATTGTCTCTATAAAGGGGCACTTCCGTTAGTGTCGGAGTGCCCCTTTTATCTTTCGTATTGACAATTCTGCAGGGATATGCTATCTAAAGCTAATTAAAAGGAGAGTTTCACTATGGCACAGAGTAAATTACAGCTACGCCTGAAGGCGCTTCATACCTCACTTAAGGAATTAGGGGACTCTCTTTGACCTGGCTCCATGTCTGGAAGAAATCAAACAGCTGGAAGAGGAATCTGCCCATCCGTCATTCTGGAACGAAGTCACCGCGGCCCAGGACAAGATTGCCCGCCTGAAATCCATAAAGATGCGGGTGGTGCCGTTCATAGAACTGGAAGAGGATATCCGGGAACTGATTGATTTGTGCGGGTTGGCCGAAGGCGACGACGAAACCGCCCAGCAGGAGATGGAGGATGAATTAGCCGGAATCGAGCAGCGGTTCAATGATTATTCATCCCTGGCCATGTTCAGCGGCGAGGACGATTACCGGAACGCTTTTTTAAGCGTCCACGCCGGGGCCGGCGGCACCGATGCCTGCG is a window from the Planctomycetota bacterium genome containing:
- a CDS encoding YchF/TatD family DNA exonuclease, whose amino-acid sequence is MFIVDTHAHLDFPEFKDDLDAVLKRAQEHNVGCIITVGTDLASSRRAIALAKQYPHVYATVGIHPHEAKNVTDAQWKEFAKLIQSDKVVAVGEIGLDFHKDESPPDVQKDVFTRQLKLAKEYKKPIIVHDREAHSDCLAILKQVMGNQIKGVAHCFSGSAEVAKEYLALGMYISVAGPITYPNATALRETVKAAIPVESLMLETDCPFLAPQAKRGKRNEPSYLTHHIKELAKLYKLSETDIARITTLNAHNLFGIDVSHQCDKVATSPAKRAVKTNASTITYAIRNSLYLNITNRCTCKCYFCVTHFTDYVKGHNLRLDTEPSSDEIISAIPADVHTKYKEVVFCGYGEPTLRLDVIKDVCRHLKKKDMTIRINTNGHANIIANRSVAHELKGLVDNVSVSLNALDPKEYQRVCQSQFGEEAFYKVIEFIKEAKEHLPYVEVTTVMRPGIDVKPFQKFAGELGVDFRARIYNEVG
- a CDS encoding thiolase family protein; protein product: MSKKYPNVFLASAAVSPPERAVLGLSYRQYLANVVMEALKIAKLTPLDIQIGAISYNERNITEGALGCVVADALGISPAPFIAVSQACPAGGIAADILWNYIVSGRYDVGIVLGINKPDNFDFRDAMGPIGNWCDYDFMLGFTHENYGALRGEYYKLKYGYDDKAAARWSYQCHWYARRNPMALHNSGPLPTDEELNEQSPAGYRMRTATGRNMATCLVMVSEKKAKELGLPPVYINVSYAHRPIYIGNMYNFNDARGYFARDDMAGQPAIRIAAKEAYDIAGITAENIDIAQVHDLSLYDGVMALEGLGVAKPGEGGKFVLEGKTAIDGVCPTNTDGGAIAFAHSSAGGDFQSKIYENWLQLLGKAGKRQVKDPKVTVAHAYGTHHSLDVVGVLRK